The proteins below come from a single Candidatus Kirkpatrickella diaphorinae genomic window:
- the trmD gene encoding tRNA (guanosine(37)-N1)-methyltransferase TrmD yields MTWQADIITLFPELFPGPLGISLTGRALEKGLWACTAHDLRPHGKGRHHAVDDTPYGGGAGMVMRPDVVASALDALPGDGRPVIYPTPRGRPFSQRDAKRLAAGSGVVILCGRYEGVDERVLEARGVEQFSIGDFVLSGGEIPACALLEACVRLLPGVMGSSDSATEESFENGLLEYPHYTKPAEWEGLSIPSVLLSGNHRDIAAWRHDQSQRITQSKRPDLWAQYASRKPGI; encoded by the coding sequence ATTTCCGGGCCCTCTGGGTATTTCCCTGACGGGCAGGGCGCTTGAGAAGGGGTTATGGGCCTGCACGGCGCATGATCTCCGCCCTCACGGGAAGGGACGTCATCACGCCGTGGATGACACGCCTTACGGTGGCGGGGCGGGGATGGTGATGCGCCCCGACGTGGTGGCATCGGCGCTTGATGCGCTGCCCGGCGACGGGCGGCCGGTCATTTACCCGACGCCGCGCGGGCGTCCCTTTTCCCAACGTGATGCAAAGCGTCTGGCGGCGGGAAGCGGGGTGGTCATTCTTTGCGGACGTTATGAAGGTGTGGATGAGCGTGTGCTTGAAGCCCGGGGAGTTGAACAGTTCTCAATCGGTGATTTCGTCCTCTCCGGCGGTGAAATCCCGGCCTGCGCGTTGCTTGAAGCCTGTGTGCGCCTGCTTCCCGGCGTCATGGGCTCTTCCGACAGTGCGACGGAGGAGAGTTTCGAGAATGGCCTGCTCGAATATCCGCATTATACCAAACCGGCGGAATGGGAGGGGTTGAGCATCCCCTCTGTGCTTCTGTCCGGTAATCATCGTGACATCGCGGCGTGGCGGCATGACCAGTCGCAGCGAATCACCCAATCGAAACGTCCGGATTTATGGGCGCAATATGCGTCCCGGAAACCCGGTATCTAA
- the rplS gene encoding 50S ribosomal protein L19 translates to MNTIQQYEAREIERLTASRAVPEFQAGDTVRVGVRVVEGTRERVQAYEGVVIARSNKGLNSNFTVRKISNGEGVERVFPLYSPNISEITVVRRGKVRRAKLYYLRDRSGKSARIAERPRDVAKPAE, encoded by the coding sequence ATGAATACGATCCAGCAATATGAGGCGCGCGAGATTGAGCGCCTGACCGCTTCCCGCGCCGTTCCCGAGTTTCAGGCCGGTGACACGGTGCGCGTCGGTGTGCGCGTTGTTGAAGGCACGCGTGAGCGCGTCCAGGCTTATGAAGGCGTTGTGATTGCGCGCTCCAATAAGGGCCTCAACAGCAATTTCACCGTGCGCAAAATCTCAAATGGTGAGGGTGTGGAGCGCGTATTTCCGCTTTACTCGCCGAATATCTCCGAGATCACCGTTGTGCGTCGCGGCAAGGTCCGTCGCGCGAAGCTCTACTATCTTCGTGATCGCAGCGGCAAGTCAGCACGTATTGCCGAGCGCCCCCGGGATGTGGCAAAACCGGCTGAATAA
- the leuC gene encoding 3-isopropylmalate dehydratase large subunit has protein sequence MAQTLYDKLWADHVVEQLSDGTCVLYIDRHLLHEVTSPQAFEGLRLAGRKVRRVDATVAVVDHNVPTTDRSAPVAEPESRLQIETLEANVKAFGVPYIPLRSPKQGIVHVVGPEQGISLPGMTIVCGDSHTSTHGALGALAFGIGTSEVEHVLATQTLLQKPSKNMRVTVLNTLPPGVTAKDLALAIIGEIGTAGGTGHVIEFAGPAIEALDMAGRMTLCNMSIEAGARSGLIAPDETTFAYIENRPFAPKGEAFTTACRHWSHLHTDEGAVFDREVTIDAATIRPALTWGNSPENVIFIDEVVPDPENCDDPARAAQWQRALEYMGLKAGQSLSGTPIDVAFIGSCTNSRIEDLRAAAEVVKGRHVAAHVRAMVVPGSGLIKAQAEAEGLDRIFLDAGFEWREAGCSMCLGMNPDRLLPGQRCASTSNRNFEGRQGPRGRTHLCSPSMAAAAAIAGCFVDARRGA, from the coding sequence ATGGCGCAGACATTATATGACAAGCTGTGGGCGGACCACGTCGTTGAGCAGCTTTCAGATGGTACCTGCGTCCTCTATATTGACCGGCATCTCCTCCATGAAGTGACGAGCCCGCAGGCTTTTGAAGGGTTGCGCCTGGCGGGGCGGAAAGTCCGCCGCGTCGATGCGACGGTCGCGGTTGTGGATCATAACGTCCCGACGACGGACCGTTCCGCACCCGTGGCGGAGCCGGAAAGTCGGCTCCAGATCGAAACGCTTGAGGCAAACGTCAAAGCCTTCGGGGTGCCCTATATCCCCTTAAGGTCTCCGAAACAGGGGATTGTGCACGTTGTCGGGCCGGAGCAGGGCATTTCCCTGCCCGGCATGACGATCGTCTGCGGCGACAGTCACACATCGACGCATGGGGCATTGGGGGCTTTAGCCTTCGGTATCGGCACGTCTGAGGTTGAGCACGTGCTCGCAACCCAGACATTGCTGCAGAAACCCTCCAAAAACATGCGTGTCACCGTTTTAAACACGCTCCCTCCGGGCGTGACGGCGAAGGATCTCGCCCTCGCCATTATCGGTGAGATCGGAACGGCAGGTGGCACGGGTCATGTCATTGAGTTTGCCGGTCCCGCCATTGAGGCGCTGGACATGGCGGGCCGCATGACTTTGTGCAACATGTCGATTGAGGCCGGAGCGCGTTCTGGTCTGATTGCCCCGGATGAGACGACCTTCGCTTACATTGAAAACCGGCCCTTCGCCCCGAAGGGGGAGGCGTTCACGACCGCCTGTCGCCACTGGTCCCATCTCCATACGGATGAGGGGGCTGTTTTTGATCGGGAAGTGACGATCGACGCGGCAACGATCCGCCCCGCCCTGACCTGGGGCAATAGCCCGGAAAATGTTATTTTCATTGATGAGGTCGTGCCTGACCCCGAAAATTGTGACGACCCGGCAAGGGCGGCGCAATGGCAGCGCGCGCTGGAATATATGGGGCTCAAAGCCGGGCAATCCCTCTCCGGCACACCCATTGATGTCGCTTTCATCGGCTCCTGCACCAATAGTCGAATTGAGGATCTGCGGGCTGCGGCTGAAGTGGTAAAAGGGCGGCACGTGGCGGCGCATGTCAGGGCGATGGTGGTGCCGGGCTCCGGCCTCATCAAAGCGCAGGCCGAGGCGGAAGGGCTGGATCGTATTTTTCTGGATGCCGGGTTTGAGTGGCGTGAGGCAGGCTGCTCCATGTGTCTGGGCATGAATCCGGATCGGCTCCTTCCCGGGCAGCGTTGCGCCTCAACCTCCAATCGAAATTTTGAAGGGCGTCAGGGCCCGCGGGGCCGCACCCATCTTTGCTCCCCATCCATGGCGGCGGCGGCGGCCATTGCCGGTTGTTTTGTCGATGCGCGGAGGGGTGCGTAA